Proteins from a single region of Bradyrhizobium diazoefficiens:
- a CDS encoding nitrilase-related carbon-nitrogen hydrolase, whose amino-acid sequence MPKRRVVDLYQRIFASDPLLLQPKNQEDFGNEILRNLLVFRPQATSAPHLIDVLAPLTTPKPAPPPKPDRNLIKRYYESLRDRTKLSAADFNALADVTMIARGELTEARGVIHKFTHKAQTAADNSLTTRQKHDAFEARLKIAAIGYRVLIAKLDPAYVSEDLSPLPTFDDAIVQRTSESFKQSSEVARTVLRPKSDPRDWEEEFANHLGLAVKQQADLIVFPEFSLPPQRVRPGETQDQVTKRLEGELNTTPHDHFVFAGSRHEDRYNRGLILKKEGSRISSEYWHYKRASARGLGENIIGTRATTIPSYTTNISFLTKGTFAVGIAICYDTYDPTTFLSLVLEAAYCSREYLPKILIVPSFNTSQDFVALLRDLSFVARCSVVYVNGLHGDAEMFVCGVRISDFVDNRQVILTSLADKRTELGDQLDDEKKDFVRRATTSPGLVRTPKEKAWVEKTQREHAAVSDLERELMRLEAAGELDYIETIEDCGHCTGGTHLLPDRRCRRDILYYNLNKDLIAALLEFRAGYFGQEEFLPGPFRRDELDAVWGST is encoded by the coding sequence ATGCCGAAGCGCAGGGTGGTCGACCTGTACCAACGTATTTTCGCGTCCGACCCGCTCTTGCTGCAACCCAAAAACCAGGAGGACTTCGGCAACGAAATACTTCGCAACCTTCTTGTCTTTCGTCCGCAAGCGACAAGCGCGCCTCATCTTATCGATGTGCTGGCGCCGCTTACGACACCAAAGCCGGCGCCCCCGCCGAAGCCAGACAGAAATCTTATCAAACGATATTACGAGTCACTTCGCGATCGCACGAAGCTGTCCGCAGCCGACTTCAATGCCCTCGCCGACGTCACCATGATCGCGCGCGGAGAGCTTACCGAAGCGCGTGGCGTCATTCATAAGTTCACGCATAAGGCGCAGACGGCCGCGGACAACAGCCTGACGACGCGTCAAAAGCACGACGCTTTTGAGGCGCGGCTGAAAATCGCTGCGATCGGATACCGCGTGTTGATCGCGAAGCTGGATCCAGCCTATGTGAGTGAAGATCTGTCCCCGCTACCCACCTTCGACGATGCGATCGTCCAAAGGACGTCGGAATCCTTCAAGCAGTCCAGCGAGGTCGCGCGTACTGTCTTAAGGCCGAAGAGTGATCCACGCGATTGGGAGGAGGAATTCGCCAATCATCTCGGCCTCGCTGTTAAGCAGCAGGCAGACTTGATCGTGTTCCCTGAGTTTAGTCTGCCACCCCAGCGCGTGAGGCCCGGCGAGACGCAGGACCAAGTTACGAAACGCCTCGAGGGGGAGCTGAACACAACGCCTCACGATCATTTTGTGTTCGCCGGCAGTCGCCATGAGGACCGCTATAATCGTGGTCTCATTTTGAAGAAAGAGGGGAGCCGAATTTCTTCGGAGTATTGGCACTACAAGCGCGCTTCGGCGCGGGGGCTCGGTGAAAATATTATCGGCACGCGCGCAACGACGATCCCGTCTTATACAACCAACATCTCGTTCCTGACTAAGGGAACATTCGCTGTTGGAATAGCGATTTGTTATGACACTTACGATCCGACCACCTTTCTCAGCTTAGTTCTTGAAGCCGCGTATTGCTCGCGCGAATATCTACCCAAAATCCTAATCGTACCATCGTTCAATACATCGCAGGACTTCGTCGCCTTGCTCCGCGACTTGAGCTTTGTCGCGCGGTGTTCGGTTGTTTATGTCAATGGCCTGCATGGCGACGCGGAAATGTTCGTCTGCGGTGTACGCATCTCCGATTTTGTGGACAATCGGCAAGTCATCCTGACGAGCCTAGCGGATAAGAGAACGGAGCTCGGTGATCAGCTCGACGACGAGAAGAAAGATTTCGTCCGACGAGCGACCACTTCGCCTGGTCTCGTGAGAACGCCGAAGGAGAAGGCTTGGGTCGAAAAGACTCAACGTGAACATGCGGCCGTTTCCGATCTCGAGCGAGAATTGATGCGCCTTGAAGCCGCGGGCGAGCTGGATTATATCGAAACCATCGAAGATTGCGGCCACTGCACCGGCGGAACGCATCTTCTTCCCGATCGGCGTTGCCGGCGGGATATCCTGTACTACAATCTCAACAAGGACCTAATCGCAGCTCTTCTGGAATTTCGTGCTGGCTATTTCGGCCAGGAAGAGTTCTTGCCTGGCCCGTTCCGCCGTGACGAACTCGATGCCGTATGGGGATCTACGTAG